One segment of Candidatus Ozemobacteraceae bacterium DNA contains the following:
- a CDS encoding phosphoglycerate kinase — MFRTIRDIQFKGKRALVRVDFNVPLDKSLNITDDTRMRAAVPTLKHIIDQGGRLVIMSHLGRPKGGPDPKYSLKPLVKHLSDLLGRPVSFANDCIGDEAAKLAKGLKDGEVLMLENLRFHAEEEKNDAAFSKALASLGEIYVSDAFGTAHRAHASTAGVADILPAFAGFLMEKEITYLNKVTQSPERPMVAIMGGAKVSDKILVIENLLTKVDSLLIGGGMAFTFLKAQGKQIGKSLCEADKLDVALKILETAKKLGKTILLPVDVVVAAEIKEGVAVQTVDTNAMPADQLGLDIGPKTVAAFNAELKKAKTVLWNGPMGVFETKPFDAGTRAIAETMASLKAVTVVGGGDSVAAIEQMGAAEKVSHVSTGGGACLEYLEGKTLPGIEIFSRDIKNMVGGA, encoded by the coding sequence ATGTTTAGAACGATTCGCGACATCCAGTTCAAGGGCAAGCGCGCCCTCGTGCGCGTCGACTTCAACGTCCCGCTCGACAAGTCGCTGAACATCACCGACGACACCCGCATGCGGGCTGCCGTGCCCACGCTGAAGCACATCATCGACCAGGGCGGGAGGCTCGTCATCATGAGCCATCTCGGCCGCCCCAAGGGCGGACCGGACCCGAAGTATTCGCTCAAGCCGCTCGTCAAGCATCTGAGCGATCTTCTCGGCAGGCCGGTCTCCTTCGCGAACGACTGCATCGGTGACGAGGCGGCCAAACTTGCGAAGGGGCTGAAGGACGGCGAGGTCCTGATGCTCGAGAACCTCCGCTTCCACGCGGAGGAGGAGAAGAACGACGCCGCGTTCAGCAAGGCTCTGGCGAGCCTCGGTGAGATCTACGTCAGCGACGCGTTCGGAACGGCGCATCGCGCGCACGCTTCGACGGCCGGCGTTGCCGACATCCTGCCGGCGTTCGCCGGGTTCCTGATGGAGAAGGAAATCACCTACCTCAACAAGGTCACTCAGTCGCCCGAGCGGCCGATGGTCGCGATCATGGGCGGGGCCAAAGTCAGCGACAAGATTCTCGTCATCGAGAATCTGCTGACCAAGGTCGACTCGCTACTGATCGGCGGCGGCATGGCGTTCACCTTTCTGAAGGCGCAGGGAAAGCAGATCGGCAAGTCGCTGTGCGAGGCCGACAAGCTCGACGTTGCCCTCAAGATCCTCGAGACCGCGAAGAAGCTCGGCAAGACCATCCTGCTTCCGGTCGACGTGGTCGTCGCCGCCGAGATCAAGGAAGGCGTTGCCGTGCAGACGGTCGATACGAACGCGATGCCGGCCGACCAGCTCGGCCTCGATATCGGCCCGAAGACGGTCGCCGCTTTCAACGCCGAGCTGAAGAAGGCGAAGACGGTGCTCTGGAACGGCCCGATGGGCGTGTTCGAAACGAAGCCCTTCGACGCCGGCACCCGGGCGATCGCCGAGACGATGGCGTCGCTGAAGGCAGTGACGGTCGTCGGCGGCGGAGACTCGGTCGCCGCGATCGAGCAGATGGGCGCCGCCGAGAAGGTGTCGCACGTCTCCACGGGCGGCGGCGCATGCCTCGAGTATCTGGAAGGCAAAACGCTGCCGGGCATCGAGATCTTCTCGCGCGACATCAAGAACATGGTCGGAGGAGCCTGA
- the gap gene encoding type I glyceraldehyde-3-phosphate dehydrogenase, with the protein MAKKIGINGFGRIGRMVFQAICDQGLLGKTFDVVAVVDVSTDADYFAYQMKYDSVQGKFKHAVTTEKSDPSKTENDVIVVNGHKIRCVAATKTPAELPWKALGVEYVIESTGLFTESEKAKGHLDAGAKKVIISAPGKGDVKTIVMGVNEQEYDASKHHIVSNASCTTNCLAPVVHVLLKEGIGIETGLMTTIHAYTATQKTVDGPSKKDWRGGRAAAINIIPSTTGAAKAVGEVLPATKGKLTGMAFRVPTPTVSVVDLTFRAARDTSIEEIDSLMKKASESYLKGILGVTSEELVSTDFIHDQRSSIYDSLATVQNNLKGEKRFFKVVSWYDNEWGYSCRVCDLLSHMMKHDK; encoded by the coding sequence ATGGCGAAGAAAATTGGTATCAACGGGTTTGGCCGCATCGGGCGCATGGTGTTCCAGGCGATCTGCGATCAGGGGCTTCTCGGCAAGACGTTCGATGTCGTCGCGGTCGTTGATGTCTCGACGGATGCGGATTATTTTGCATATCAGATGAAATATGACTCGGTGCAGGGCAAGTTCAAGCACGCCGTCACCACCGAGAAGAGCGATCCTTCCAAGACCGAGAACGACGTCATCGTCGTGAACGGTCACAAAATCCGCTGCGTCGCGGCCACCAAGACCCCGGCCGAGCTGCCGTGGAAGGCCCTGGGCGTCGAGTACGTCATCGAGTCGACCGGCCTGTTCACCGAGTCAGAGAAGGCCAAGGGCCATCTCGACGCGGGCGCGAAGAAGGTCATCATCTCGGCCCCCGGCAAGGGTGACGTGAAGACGATCGTCATGGGTGTCAACGAGCAGGAATACGACGCGTCCAAGCACCATATCGTCAGCAACGCCAGCTGCACCACGAACTGCCTGGCGCCCGTCGTCCATGTGCTCCTGAAGGAAGGCATCGGCATCGAGACCGGCCTGATGACGACGATCCACGCCTATACCGCGACCCAGAAGACCGTCGACGGCCCGTCGAAGAAAGACTGGCGCGGCGGGCGCGCGGCCGCGATCAACATCATACCGTCCACCACCGGCGCCGCCAAGGCCGTCGGCGAAGTGCTTCCCGCGACCAAGGGCAAGCTGACCGGCATGGCGTTCCGCGTGCCGACCCCGACCGTCTCGGTCGTCGACCTGACGTTCCGCGCCGCCCGCGACACCTCGATCGAGGAGATCGACAGCCTGATGAAGAAGGCCTCCGAGAGTTATCTGAAGGGCATTCTGGGCGTGACGAGCGAAGAACTGGTCTCGACCGACTTCATTCACGATCAGCGCTCCTCGATCTACGACTCGCTGGCCACCGTTCAGAACAACCTGAAGGGCGAGAAGCGTTTCTTCAAGGTCGTGTCGTGGTACGACAACGAGTGGGGCTACAGCTGCCGCGTGTGCGACCTGCTCAGCCACATGATGAAGCACGACAAATAA
- the cmk gene encoding (d)CMP kinase produces MSDRKSDARAASVIAIDGPAGAGKSTVAKRVAEKLGWSYLDTGAMYRAITFKALSNKIDFADQQRLYTCARSSSIRFVERKGSALPAVFLDNHDVTEAIRDPEVSRNVSHVAKDAKVRECMTKMQREIGSRGHWVVDGRDIGTVVFPEAATKIFLTASIRERARRRLEELQAKGFAGSLESLMEEIAKRDEIDSNREVAPLKQADGAVLVDTTDLTIEQVVDRIISIATVKDAHIQTEERMSDKNSTATSKQEAPMDDSNMTMEELEREMSGEFKTIRNGAIVTGTIIEITPTGVYVDLGYKSDGVISSEEFEGSTKDLKVGEKIRVYVKRVDDGNGQLTLSHRRAREADAWEDIQTAFNNKTPIEGVLKERIKGGYNVDIGGVRAFLPQSQLSHGKNTKEFMGKSFPMTVTEFDRRRKNVVVSERAVVESSRNKRREELFSKYQVGDMIKGTVSRIVEYGAFIDLGDGVEGLIHRNDLSWSVITDPKEVVQVGEEIEAKILKIDNEKGKIGLGLKQKKDDPWATVDQRYEPGRRYQGKVKNLMDFGAFVELEEGVEGLVHISDLSWARNVRHPSDIVKSGDSIQVVVKEIDKTKKRISLSYKDTQSHPWDGIESRFKIGDTVPGKVNNLTDFGAFVEIADGIEGLLHISDMDWVKKINHPKEVLEKGQEIQVKILNIDVKNRRLSLGLKQTMTDPWDALDNTYNVGDVVTGVVKNLVTYGAFVQLENGLEGLLHISEFSWLNDVKDPSQVLKVGDQVTVSVYEVDKSKQKIGLSLRRLSDDPWKGIEKRFPTNSIQSGIVKTLDNNGVEIELCDGVTGFIHVSQIAQNRVQHPSEAVKEGDKVTFKVLEIDRKNRRLKCSIKEAVLDSDQRELRKFQAQSSEGFSDTIGDLLRDKLASLKEQLKD; encoded by the coding sequence ATGTCAGATCGCAAGAGTGATGCCCGCGCAGCGAGCGTCATCGCGATCGATGGGCCGGCCGGTGCGGGGAAAAGCACCGTCGCCAAGAGGGTTGCCGAAAAGCTTGGATGGTCCTACCTGGACACCGGCGCGATGTATCGCGCCATCACATTCAAGGCCTTGAGCAACAAGATCGATTTCGCCGATCAGCAGCGTCTGTATACCTGCGCTCGTTCGTCGAGCATCCGGTTTGTCGAGCGGAAGGGTTCGGCCCTTCCGGCGGTCTTTCTCGATAATCACGACGTCACCGAAGCGATCCGCGATCCCGAGGTTTCGCGGAACGTTTCCCACGTGGCCAAGGACGCGAAGGTTCGCGAGTGCATGACGAAGATGCAGCGCGAGATCGGCTCGCGGGGCCACTGGGTCGTGGACGGCCGGGATATCGGGACGGTCGTGTTTCCCGAAGCCGCAACCAAGATATTCCTCACCGCTTCCATCCGGGAGCGGGCCCGCAGACGCCTCGAGGAGCTTCAGGCGAAGGGGTTTGCCGGCAGTCTCGAAAGCCTCATGGAAGAGATCGCGAAACGTGACGAGATCGATTCCAATCGTGAGGTCGCCCCGCTGAAACAGGCGGACGGTGCAGTTCTCGTGGATACAACCGACCTTACCATCGAACAGGTGGTGGACCGGATCATTTCAATCGCAACAGTCAAGGATGCCCATATCCAGACGGAGGAACGTATGTCAGACAAGAATTCTACCGCTACATCCAAGCAGGAAGCCCCCATGGACGATTCCAACATGACCATGGAAGAACTCGAACGGGAGATGAGCGGTGAGTTCAAAACAATCCGCAACGGCGCGATCGTGACGGGAACGATCATCGAGATCACCCCGACCGGCGTCTACGTCGATCTCGGCTACAAGAGCGACGGCGTCATTTCCTCCGAGGAGTTCGAAGGCAGCACGAAGGACCTGAAGGTCGGCGAGAAGATCCGCGTGTATGTGAAACGCGTCGACGACGGAAATGGCCAGCTGACCCTCAGCCACCGCCGCGCCCGCGAAGCGGACGCCTGGGAAGACATCCAGACCGCGTTCAACAACAAGACCCCGATCGAGGGCGTGCTCAAGGAGCGCATCAAGGGCGGCTACAACGTCGATATCGGCGGCGTGCGCGCCTTCCTGCCCCAGAGCCAGCTTTCGCACGGCAAGAACACCAAGGAGTTCATGGGCAAGTCGTTCCCGATGACCGTGACCGAGTTCGACCGCCGCCGGAAGAACGTCGTCGTGTCCGAGCGCGCCGTTGTCGAGAGTTCGCGCAACAAGCGCCGCGAAGAGCTGTTCTCGAAGTATCAGGTCGGCGACATGATCAAGGGGACCGTTTCCCGCATCGTCGAGTACGGCGCGTTCATCGATCTCGGCGACGGGGTCGAGGGCCTCATCCACCGCAACGACCTGAGCTGGTCCGTCATCACGGATCCGAAGGAAGTCGTGCAGGTCGGCGAGGAGATCGAGGCGAAGATTCTCAAGATCGACAACGAGAAGGGCAAGATCGGCCTTGGCCTCAAGCAGAAGAAGGACGATCCGTGGGCCACCGTCGACCAGCGCTACGAGCCCGGCCGCCGGTATCAGGGCAAGGTCAAGAACCTGATGGACTTCGGCGCGTTCGTCGAGCTGGAAGAAGGCGTCGAGGGCTTGGTCCATATTTCCGACCTGTCCTGGGCGCGCAACGTGCGGCATCCCAGCGACATCGTCAAATCCGGCGACTCGATCCAGGTCGTCGTGAAGGAAATCGACAAGACCAAGAAGCGCATCTCCCTTTCCTATAAGGACACCCAGTCCCATCCGTGGGACGGCATCGAGAGTCGGTTCAAGATCGGCGACACCGTTCCCGGCAAGGTGAACAACCTGACCGACTTCGGCGCCTTCGTCGAGATCGCCGACGGCATCGAAGGTCTGCTGCACATCTCCGACATGGATTGGGTCAAGAAGATCAACCATCCGAAGGAAGTGCTCGAAAAAGGCCAGGAGATCCAGGTCAAGATCCTCAATATCGACGTCAAGAACCGCCGCCTGTCGCTCGGGCTCAAGCAGACCATGACCGACCCGTGGGACGCCCTCGACAACACGTACAACGTCGGCGATGTCGTCACCGGCGTCGTGAAGAACCTCGTCACTTACGGGGCGTTCGTCCAGCTCGAGAACGGCCTCGAAGGCCTGCTGCACATTTCCGAGTTCTCGTGGCTCAACGATGTGAAAGACCCGTCGCAGGTCCTCAAGGTCGGCGACCAGGTGACGGTCAGCGTTTATGAAGTCGACAAGTCCAAGCAGAAGATCGGCCTCTCGCTGCGCCGGCTGTCCGATGACCCGTGGAAGGGCATCGAGAAGCGGTTCCCGACGAACTCGATCCAGAGCGGCATCGTCAAGACGCTGGACAACAACGGCGTCGAGATCGAGCTGTGCGACGGCGTGACCGGCTTCATTCACGTCTCTCAGATCGCGCAGAACCGCGTTCAGCACCCGAGCGAAGCCGTGAAGGAAGGCGACAAGGTCACCTTCAAGGTTCTCGAGATCGACCGCAAGAACCGCCGGCTCAAGTGCTCGATCAAGGAAGCGGTTCTCGACAGCGACCAGCGCGAACTCCGCAAGTTCCAGGCACAGTCATCGGAGGGCTTCTCCGACACGATCGGCGATCTGCTCCGCGACAAGCTCGCTTCGCTCAAAGAGCAGCTGAAGGATTGA
- the aroA gene encoding 3-phosphoshikimate 1-carboxyvinyltransferase, with protein sequence MTQLFEIQRASKLAGEVKLPGDKSISHRTLLLGALADGPCRVRHLGRGWDIAATVGALRALGVEIDYYGESEATIHGPGGAARFREPSRILPCLNSGTTARLLAGVLAGAPVFAVLTGDDSLRNRPMRRIVEPLREMGATIDGRDDGSRLPLAIRGRELLDPIDWTMEVASAQVKSAILLAGLSADGETTVREPFLTRDHTERLLRLMDVPVRTEGLEHTITGGIIPHAFDVTVPGDPSSAAFIAIAAACLPGSLVTFRDLSLNPGRTAYLEVLRRMGGNVGISPSPNDDWEPRGDVAVGGAGLHGVTIGPEEVPGLIDELPVLAVAMSVAEGVSEVRGAVELRRKECDRIQCMIRELRAFGVDAVELDDGFRIAGGPRLRAPAVSESHGDHRLAMSLAVAGLIADGVTRLRGTEHIDISFPGFERLLRSLAR encoded by the coding sequence GCAACTGTTCGAGATCCAGCGCGCTTCGAAACTCGCCGGCGAGGTGAAACTGCCGGGCGACAAATCCATCTCCCACCGGACGCTCCTTCTCGGCGCGCTCGCGGACGGGCCCTGCCGGGTCAGGCATCTCGGGCGGGGATGGGACATCGCGGCGACGGTCGGAGCGCTGCGGGCTCTCGGCGTCGAGATCGATTATTACGGCGAATCCGAGGCGACGATCCACGGTCCCGGCGGCGCGGCGAGATTTCGAGAACCGTCGCGTATTCTCCCCTGTCTCAACTCGGGAACCACCGCTCGCCTTCTCGCCGGCGTCCTGGCGGGCGCCCCCGTCTTCGCCGTCCTGACCGGCGACGATTCCCTCCGGAACCGCCCAATGCGGCGCATCGTCGAACCACTGCGCGAGATGGGGGCGACGATCGACGGCCGCGACGACGGCTCGCGACTGCCGTTGGCGATCCGCGGGCGGGAGCTGCTCGATCCGATCGACTGGACGATGGAGGTCGCCTCGGCGCAAGTCAAGTCGGCGATCCTGCTCGCCGGCCTGTCGGCGGACGGCGAGACGACGGTGCGCGAACCGTTCCTCACGCGGGATCACACGGAGCGTTTGCTCCGGCTGATGGACGTCCCGGTCCGGACCGAGGGCCTCGAGCATACTATAACAGGCGGTATTATACCGCATGCTTTTGACGTGACCGTCCCGGGCGATCCCAGCAGCGCGGCGTTCATCGCCATCGCGGCGGCGTGCCTGCCCGGCAGCCTCGTCACGTTCCGCGATCTTTCGCTCAATCCGGGGCGCACGGCCTATCTCGAGGTTCTTCGGCGCATGGGCGGCAACGTCGGCATTTCCCCGTCTCCGAACGACGACTGGGAGCCGCGCGGCGACGTGGCCGTCGGCGGGGCCGGGCTTCACGGGGTCACCATCGGGCCGGAGGAGGTACCGGGACTGATCGACGAACTTCCCGTGCTCGCCGTGGCCATGTCGGTCGCCGAGGGCGTTTCGGAGGTGCGGGGTGCGGTCGAGCTCCGGCGCAAGGAGTGCGACCGGATCCAGTGCATGATCCGGGAGTTGCGGGCGTTCGGCGTCGACGCCGTGGAGCTGGACGACGGCTTCCGGATCGCCGGTGGGCCGCGCCTGCGCGCGCCGGCCGTGAGCGAATCGCACGGCGACCATCGTCTGGCGATGAGCCTGGCGGTCGCGGGTCTGATCGCCGACGGCGTCACGCGGCTTCGCGGCACCGAGCATATCGACATCTCGTTTCCCGGATTCGAACGGCTGCTGAGAAGTCTCGCACGCTGA